The Verrucomicrobiota bacterium DNA segment TCGTGAGGGCGGTTCCAGGGGAAGGTCAAAATGGCGTCACCGCTTCACTTCTTTGACTCTGGATTCAAGAGCCAACCTCGAGTTCCCCGATAGGCGTTAAACCGGGGTCCTCGTGAATTGAGCACCGCGCCGACCGGCCGCCGCGCAAAAGCCGGTAACACGCGGAAGAGCCGAGCCCGCGACTAGCTTAACTACTCAGTTGGGCGAGGCACCCTCCGCTTCCTGCAGTTCGGCCCGGACGGCGTCTACCATCATTCGGGCAACGTCCGCCATCCGGTACCTCGGCCGCCAGTTCAGGATGGCGGCGGCTTTGCCGGCGTCGCCTCGTCCAAACATGAGTTCCGTGGGACGATAAAGGTCGCCGTTAATGACGAGGTGATCCTCCAGTTTCAGGCCGGCGTGCTCAAAGGCCACCCTGGCAAACGTCTCGAGCTTTTCACTTTGGCCGGTCGCAATTACGAAATCCTGCGGTGTGTCGATCTGGAGCATCCGATGCATGGCATCGACGTACTCAGGCGCCCAGCCCCAATCCCGTCGGATTTCGACGTTTCCCAGGACGAGGGATTTTTGCCGGCCCGCGGCGATCCGGGTGGCCGCCGCTACAATTTTCTTGGTGACGAACCGCTCCGGCCGGAATGGGGACTCATGGTTAAAGAGGATTCCCGAGCAGGCAAAGAGCCCGTACGCTTCCCGATAATTGGCCACTTGCCAGTAGGCGGCGGATCTGGCAACCGCGTACGGACTTCGGGGATGAAACGGTGTATTTTCGTCTGCCGCCTGTCCGTGTAAATCCCCGAAACACTCGCCGGAGCCTGCGTTGTAGAAACGAATTGGTTTCCCGGTAAAGCGGATGGCTTCCAGGAGGGTGAGGGTCGCGCCGTAAATGCTTTCCTGCGTTTCGACCGGCTGTTCAAATGATAACGCAACTGACGATTGGCCCGCCAAATGATATACCTCCTCCGGTTCAAACTTGAACAGAACTTGGAGCACACTGCGAAAATCGTTCAAAGCAACGGAGGCATATTGGATTCGGTCCCGGATTCCCAGCCGATGAAGGTTATGGAAAGTGGCAACCTGGGCATCACGCGACGCGCCGCAAACCCAGTAACCTTTGTCCAGAAGCAGTTTCGCCAGATAGGCACCATCCTGGCCGGAGATACCGGTGATCAAGGCCCGTTTCATACAACGCTAGGTAATCAACAATGCAAATAAGCGCAATATGGAAGGAAACATCAACGCGGATCGCTTATAGGATCGAAGAAAGTGATGCTGTCTGAGTCCGGGCGCGAATTGCTGGCTTGGCAATCATCAATCCTTCTTTGTTAAGAGGAGAGTCAATGCGTGTGGAACCGTTTCCAGGTAAACCTTGCCATTCATGCGGCCGGGATCGGCCCGTACGGGTGGGCGTTGACCTAACCCCAATGCTCCCCGGCGCGGCCAACGGGGGCATTAAATTCGCAATTCTGCAACTTCTGGAAGGTCTGCTGGAGCGTTATCGCGATCAGATCCGGCTTACGCTGTTTGTGCCCGAAATCACCCGCCAGGAACTTGCGGCGCGTTTTGAAAACCGCACGGGGTTTCACTGCACTCGCGCCGGGCGACGACGGGGTTCTCTCTTGCGGGAAGCTTGCCGGGAGGTCCGAAGCCAGTCGATCATCCGGCGACTCGCGAGGCGCGAGAAACTCGATGTGCTTTATTCCCCGTTCGGCCGTCATCTGCCGGTTCCGGCGAACGTCTGCCTGGTTGCCTTGATTATGGACCTGCTGCATGAAGACTACCCGAAAAGTCTTACCTGGAAGGATCGTTTTTGGCGCCGATTGAACCTCAGGAAATTAGCTTTCAGCCGCGCCCGGTTTCAGGTACCGTCCGAGTTCACCCGGCAACGTCTCAAGGCTGTATACCGGATTCCGTACGCACGAACCTTCCGGACGTACTTGCTGATCCATGAGCGGCTTGGCCCCGGACGGAGATTTCAAGCCGCGCCATTCTTTTTCTACCCTGCAAGGCCGTGGAAGCACAAGAACCAGCAAACCCTCCTGCGCGCTTTTCGGCTTTATCGGGAACGGGCCGGGACCGATGCGTGGCGTCTGGTGTTGATTGCAGGCGACGATCAACGTGCGGCTAACCTCAAACGACTGGCCGCTGAGTTGGAACTGAGCGACCACGTGGATTTTACCGGAGACGTCAATGAAGAGCAACTGGCCGGTTACTATCGAAGCGCTGCAGCCCTGGTGTTTCCATCGTATTACGAAGGATTTGGGATTCCGTTACTCGAAGCCATGCATTTTGGCCTGCCGATCATCTGCGGTCGCGGCGGCAGCCAAACGGAAGTTGCGGGTGCGGCAGCGCTTTATGTTGACGTTGACAGTGTTGAAGAACTCGCCGGGGCGATGCGGCGGATTTCGTGCGACGCAGATCTGCGACAACGCCTGGCTCACTGCGGTCAGCGGCAATTGGCCCGGTTTGTCTGGCGGTCGGAGGTGCAAACGTTGGCGGATGCGTTCAGACAGGCTTCGGATGCACCCGCCGGCCACCCGGGCGGATGTGTAATTCGCCAGATTTTCCTGGTTGGGTTTGACTTGATTTATGCCTTGGTGGTGGTATTAGCGGCGGTCCGTGATCTGGCAAAGCCGAAAAACCGGGGCTCCCCCACGGGCTGAACCGTCCGCTAAGCAGCGAATCCATGTTAACAGGACTGATCGCATATACAAGGACTGCCCTCCTGTACCGCCTGTTGCGAGGTCGTTGGGTGACTCGAGAGGCTTTGCAACAATTCTCCGGCGATAGTCCCGAAAACGTCGCCTGGAAACTCCTGTTGAGTGCAGAAGGACTGGAACGCTGTTGCAATCTCAGTCTTGAACTTCATCTCCATTTTATTCACAACGCTCGCCTTAAAGTCGTTCGCACGTTGCTTCCACCCGGGGATGTCATCCTTGATTTAGGGGGTGCCTATTCACCTTTGTACCGGATGGGTTACCCTCACCCGTTCAAGAAACTTGTGCTGATTGATCTTCCTCCGGAACGACGGCACCAGGAATTCAGAAGGGTTGAACTCGAACGCCACAGCCGCGGAGGCGAGATTTCGATCTTATACGCCGATATGAGCGAACTTTCAGGCATCGACGATGGCAGCGTCGACCTGGTTTGGGCCGGTCAAGTGATTGAGCATTTGTCGCCTGAGACCGGCCGCCGCATGAGTCAGCACGTCTTTCGAGTGCTGCGTCGTGGTGGATCCTTTTGCCTCGATACGCCAAACGGCTTACTCTCGTCGATGCATGCAGCCACCGCCGGGAAAAGGATGATTCACCCCGACCATAAGATCGAGTACGGGCCATCCGATCTCCGTCGCATGCTAAAAGCCTGCGGCTTCGACATCGCCGTCGAGAAAGGCCTCTGTCACATGGTGCGCACGTTGCGGTCCGGACAATTCTCGTATGAAGACTTCATTTTTGGAAATCCGATTGCTGATGAGGTCGAAGACTCTTACTTGCAGTATTATCAATGCGTGAAACCCTGACGGGCATGGTAACGGCGCAAGCGCCGATGCCGAAAACGCAGTGCCGTGCGAGGCGGGTGCGCAATCAAGGGGTCGTATCTACCTTGAAATGCGCTTTGCGCGAAGTTCGAGGCCCGCCCATTTGGCCCGGACCTGACTCATGGCCGGGGCATGTGGTCCGCGCCAGGCCACCACTTGTACCATCGAGCGTCGAGCACCATTTTAATCAGCTGACGGCTGCTCTCGCACCAGGTCAGCCATTTGATTCCGTGAGGCTTGGGGATCCGTTCGCCGAGAGCCAGCCAGGTGCGCAGGGCATCGGCAAGCCTGTCCGGCTCGCGGCCATGGAAATAGTACGCGTGTTCACCGGCTACTTCCTGAAAAACCGGGATTGCCCGAGCAATAATTGGCAGCCCGTAGCAGGCGGCTTCAATCAGCGGCAGGCCGAAGCCTTCCCCCTCTGAGGCGGCGAGCAGTCCGCGAGCACGGCGGTAGATCTGTTCGAGCAACTCATCGCTTGCTGCCTGGAGCCAGAACAGGCGCGTGCCGTGTTGGGGGTGCACACGGATTTCCGCCGCAAGGTCCTCGATCATCCATCCCTGGTTGCCGACGATTACCAAACTTGCCTCGACGCCGTCTGCCCACAGGCGCTCCATAGCCCGAAGGGCCTGACGGTGACCTTTGCGCGGCTCCAAAGTGCCTACCATCAAAAAGGCGGGATAACGTGCAATCCTGGAAAAAAGCGCCGGCGCATCCGGCGGAAGTTCCGTGCTGGGCAGACTGGCGCGCAGGTCCCCGCCCAGATGAGAAAAGCCGATCGGGAACCGGCGGACGGGCGGTGAGTCCGCGCGAGCCAGCCAGTCATAAAGTTCGTCGGCAACGGTGCGCGAGTCACACACGATCCCGTCCGCGATTTCGACCAGCGCGCTGAGCCAGTTAGCCATCAGCGGCCCGACGGCTGGAAGAAAGACCTCCGGCCGAAGCAGAGGTAGAATGTCATAGACCATGAACACGGTTCGTAATCCCCGGTGGCGCTGCTTCGAAAACCAGCCTTTCAAGGTAGGTAAGACGTCAGGGCACCAATCGATTCCAAGGAACAGATCGCCTGAGCCCACCTCCACCGGATCGTCCTCCAGGCCCGCGTCGGGTAGATCAAGGCACCGGGATGTGAACCGGCGAGCGTAAAGGTATTGATCAGCAACCGCTCGAACCGGCTCGACCCGATACTTGTCCGGCGGGTTTGCGATGATGGCCATCGCCATGGCTCGAGTCACGCGCTGGATGCCGGTCCGGAGATCCGACGCCGCAACGTGCGTCACGTCGATCAGGATCTGGGGCCGCCCAAGCCGCTCCCGGTTGCCCGCAATTGCGACGGCGGTTGCCGCCAGGTCCGTGGCGGCCGGCCGAATCGGCGCGAGATAATGCCCGATCGCCTCCACCAGCGATTGCTCCCGCGCCGAGGGACTGTCTGCGTAGAAGTGCTCGATTGCCTCCCGGTAAAGGTCGGCCACGCGTTCCGGGTGATGCGTCCTGCGCACGTACAGCTGACCCTCGACGACGAGTTTCTGCCGGAGGTAGGGATCGGATTTCATCAAAACCAGCGCGTCGGATAACCGGGCATCACTGAACTGGTCCGGAAGCTTCAGGACCACTTCGTCAGGAAGCTCCGGTACCGCGCCGTGCGCGTTAACCACGAGCGGCACGCCGCCGCGTAAACAGTCGAAGATAGCGGCCGAGGTCTCGCCCCTGCTGCCGGTTCGAAGTTGTACGGCGATGTC contains these protein-coding regions:
- a CDS encoding GDP-mannose 4,6-dehydratase → MKRALITGISGQDGAYLAKLLLDKGYWVCGASRDAQVATFHNLHRLGIRDRIQYASVALNDFRSVLQVLFKFEPEEVYHLAGQSSVALSFEQPVETQESIYGATLTLLEAIRFTGKPIRFYNAGSGECFGDLHGQAADENTPFHPRSPYAVARSAAYWQVANYREAYGLFACSGILFNHESPFRPERFVTKKIVAAATRIAAGRQKSLVLGNVEIRRDWGWAPEYVDAMHRMLQIDTPQDFVIATGQSEKLETFARVAFEHAGLKLEDHLVINGDLYRPTELMFGRGDAGKAAAILNWRPRYRMADVARMMVDAVRAELQEAEGASPN
- a CDS encoding glycosyltransferase family 4 protein — protein: MLPGAANGGIKFAILQLLEGLLERYRDQIRLTLFVPEITRQELAARFENRTGFHCTRAGRRRGSLLREACREVRSQSIIRRLARREKLDVLYSPFGRHLPVPANVCLVALIMDLLHEDYPKSLTWKDRFWRRLNLRKLAFSRARFQVPSEFTRQRLKAVYRIPYARTFRTYLLIHERLGPGRRFQAAPFFFYPARPWKHKNQQTLLRAFRLYRERAGTDAWRLVLIAGDDQRAANLKRLAAELELSDHVDFTGDVNEEQLAGYYRSAAALVFPSYYEGFGIPLLEAMHFGLPIICGRGGSQTEVAGAAALYVDVDSVEELAGAMRRISCDADLRQRLAHCGQRQLARFVWRSEVQTLADAFRQASDAPAGHPGGCVIRQIFLVGFDLIYALVVVLAAVRDLAKPKNRGSPTG
- a CDS encoding class I SAM-dependent methyltransferase, giving the protein MTREALQQFSGDSPENVAWKLLLSAEGLERCCNLSLELHLHFIHNARLKVVRTLLPPGDVILDLGGAYSPLYRMGYPHPFKKLVLIDLPPERRHQEFRRVELERHSRGGEISILYADMSELSGIDDGSVDLVWAGQVIEHLSPETGRRMSQHVFRVLRRGGSFCLDTPNGLLSSMHAATAGKRMIHPDHKIEYGPSDLRRMLKACGFDIAVEKGLCHMVRTLRSGQFSYEDFIFGNPIADEVEDSYLQYYQCVKP